One part of the Mycobacterium marinum genome encodes these proteins:
- a CDS encoding linear amide C-N hydrolase, whose product MCTRILYKTGTGTYVTGRGMDWNDLDMQTDCWVFPRGMRRDGGVGAGSITWTSKYGSVILSVYELATSDGVNEAGMVGNLLYLTESDYGDQGARSKPTVSVGAWLQYLLDNFGTVAEAVEAMSADPMMVVSADAPNGRAASVHVALSDAGGDSAIFEYLDAKLVIHHSRDHTVLTNSPVFEQQLAINTYWDLIGGHNMLPGTITSADRFVRASYALKASPQFSDRRQAVAAVFSQMRSIGVPLGMSDPDKPNIAPTLWRSVVDHDARRYYFDSVINPSVIWVDLDKVDLTPGAQPMKLTVGVPDDQGGDVSQKFEPAAPFHFLAPTPR is encoded by the coding sequence ATGTGTACCCGCATTCTCTACAAGACCGGCACGGGGACCTACGTCACCGGACGCGGCATGGACTGGAACGACCTGGACATGCAGACGGACTGCTGGGTGTTTCCCCGCGGCATGCGCCGCGACGGCGGGGTGGGGGCGGGGTCGATCACGTGGACCTCGAAGTACGGCTCGGTCATCCTGAGCGTCTACGAACTGGCGACCTCCGACGGCGTCAACGAAGCGGGGATGGTGGGCAACCTGCTCTACCTGACCGAGTCCGATTACGGCGACCAGGGCGCCCGGTCCAAGCCGACGGTCTCGGTGGGGGCCTGGCTGCAATACCTGCTCGACAATTTCGGCACCGTCGCTGAGGCGGTCGAGGCGATGAGCGCCGATCCGATGATGGTGGTCTCGGCCGACGCGCCGAACGGACGTGCCGCCTCGGTGCATGTCGCGTTGTCCGACGCCGGTGGCGATTCGGCGATCTTCGAGTACCTCGACGCCAAGCTGGTGATCCACCACAGTCGTGACCACACTGTGTTGACGAATTCGCCGGTATTCGAGCAGCAACTTGCCATCAATACCTACTGGGACCTGATCGGCGGGCACAACATGCTGCCGGGAACCATCACCTCCGCGGACCGCTTCGTGCGCGCCAGCTACGCCCTGAAGGCGTCACCGCAATTCAGTGACCGGCGCCAAGCGGTGGCGGCGGTGTTCTCGCAGATGCGCTCGATCGGCGTGCCGCTGGGTATGAGTGACCCCGACAAGCCCAACATCGCGCCTACGTTGTGGCGATCGGTGGTCGACCACGACGCCCGGCGCTACTACTTCGACTCGGTGATCAACCCGTCGGTGATCTGGGTCGATCTCGACAAGGTCGATCTGACGCCCGGCGCGCAACCGATGAAGCTCACCGTCGGTGTCCCCGACGATCAGGGCGGCGATGTGTCGCAGAAGTTCGAGCCGGCCGCGCCGTTCCACTTCCTGGCACCGACTCCGCGCTGA
- a CDS encoding glycogen/starch/alpha-glucan phosphorylase, translating to MSSDALRQAIEDHLRYSLGRPAALLEPKHYYRALALAVRDRMQQRWIETTQTYLDLSRKVACYLSAEFLLGPHLGNNLLNLQIEEEARAALTALGQDFDEVLACEEEPGLGNGGLGRLAACYLDSLATLQRPAVGYGIRYEFGIFDQEIRDGWQVEKTDNWLADGNPWEIVKPELNYRVGWGGRTESYIDERDRYRVRWIPQRAVKGVYYGTPIQGYGVNTCNTLTLWSARAIQSLALDAFNAGDYYRAVDDQVVSETVTKVLYPNDEPEVGKQLRLAQQYFFVSCSLQDILHLLEDFAGLPVQELPNRVAIQLNDTHPSIAVAELMRLLVDERDLDWEEAWRITVASLAYTNHTLLPEALETWPLSMFERFLPRHLEIIYEINRRFLDEVRARFPGDENRVRRMSLIGEDGDRSIRMAHLATVGSHAVNGVAALHSELLKTTVLKDFYEMWPQRFSNKTNGVTPRRFVALANPGLRKLLDETLGPGWLRNLDRLSELAPLAGDSAFQQRWRAVKRTNKARLSDHVRSCTGIELDPDWLFDIQVKRIHEYKRQHLNVLHIITAYHRLKLNPDLEIAPRAYIFGGKAAPGYIMAKLIIKLINSVADIVNSDPDVNDRMKVAFIPNFNVQSGQLIYPAADLSEQISTAGKEASGTGNMKFMMNGALTIGTLDGANVEIREQVGAQNFFLFGLTVPDVQRVLAKGYRPRDYIRENTELAAALELIGAGTFSGADPEVFTPLVANLTERDPFLVNADYADYLRAQQEVSTTWQDTESWTRKSILNSAYSGKFSSDRAIAEYCDDIWNITAVTIGAPSG from the coding sequence ATGAGTTCCGATGCGCTGCGTCAGGCGATCGAAGACCACCTGCGCTATTCGCTCGGGCGTCCCGCGGCCCTGCTGGAGCCCAAGCACTACTACCGGGCGCTCGCGCTGGCCGTGCGCGATCGGATGCAGCAGCGCTGGATCGAGACCACCCAGACCTATCTGGATCTCTCGCGCAAAGTGGCCTGTTACCTGTCGGCGGAGTTTCTGCTCGGGCCGCACTTGGGCAACAACTTGCTCAACCTGCAGATCGAGGAGGAGGCGCGCGCCGCGCTGACCGCGCTGGGGCAAGACTTTGACGAGGTACTGGCCTGCGAGGAGGAGCCCGGCCTGGGCAATGGAGGGTTGGGCCGGCTCGCGGCCTGCTATCTGGACTCGCTGGCCACCCTGCAGCGCCCGGCGGTCGGCTACGGGATCCGCTACGAGTTCGGCATCTTCGACCAGGAGATCCGCGACGGCTGGCAGGTGGAGAAGACCGACAACTGGCTGGCCGACGGCAATCCCTGGGAGATCGTCAAACCCGAACTGAACTACCGGGTCGGCTGGGGCGGCCGCACCGAGTCCTACATCGATGAGCGGGACAGATACCGGGTGCGCTGGATTCCCCAGCGCGCGGTCAAGGGCGTCTACTACGGCACGCCCATTCAGGGCTACGGAGTCAACACCTGCAACACCCTCACGCTGTGGAGCGCCCGGGCCATCCAGTCACTGGCGCTGGATGCGTTCAACGCCGGCGACTATTACCGGGCGGTCGATGACCAGGTGGTGTCCGAAACCGTCACCAAGGTGCTCTACCCCAACGATGAGCCGGAAGTCGGCAAACAACTGCGGCTGGCCCAGCAGTATTTCTTTGTGTCCTGTTCGCTGCAGGACATCCTGCACCTGCTCGAGGACTTCGCCGGCTTGCCCGTGCAGGAGCTGCCCAACCGCGTGGCGATTCAACTCAACGACACCCACCCCTCGATCGCCGTGGCCGAGCTGATGCGGCTGCTGGTCGATGAACGTGACCTGGATTGGGAGGAGGCCTGGCGGATCACCGTGGCGTCGCTGGCCTACACCAATCACACCCTGTTGCCGGAAGCTCTCGAAACCTGGCCCCTGTCGATGTTTGAGCGGTTCCTGCCGCGACATCTGGAGATCATCTACGAGATCAACCGGCGTTTCCTCGACGAGGTGCGGGCACGGTTTCCCGGCGATGAGAACCGGGTCCGGCGGATGTCGCTGATCGGTGAGGACGGCGACCGGAGCATCCGAATGGCGCATCTGGCGACCGTGGGCAGCCACGCGGTCAACGGTGTCGCGGCGCTGCACTCCGAGCTGTTGAAAACCACTGTGCTCAAAGACTTCTACGAGATGTGGCCGCAGCGATTCAGCAACAAGACCAACGGGGTGACCCCGCGCCGATTCGTTGCCCTGGCCAATCCCGGCCTGCGCAAACTGCTCGATGAAACACTCGGCCCGGGGTGGTTGCGCAACCTGGACCGCTTGAGCGAGCTGGCGCCGTTGGCCGGTGATTCGGCATTTCAGCAGCGGTGGCGGGCCGTCAAACGGACCAACAAGGCCCGGCTATCGGATCATGTGCGGTCCTGCACCGGTATCGAGCTCGACCCGGACTGGCTTTTCGACATCCAGGTCAAGCGCATCCACGAATACAAGCGCCAGCACCTCAACGTGCTGCACATCATCACCGCCTACCACCGGCTCAAACTCAATCCGGATCTGGAAATCGCTCCGCGCGCATACATTTTCGGCGGCAAGGCCGCACCCGGCTACATCATGGCCAAACTCATCATCAAACTGATCAACTCCGTCGCGGATATCGTCAACTCCGATCCCGACGTCAACGACCGGATGAAGGTCGCGTTCATCCCGAACTTCAATGTGCAAAGCGGCCAGCTGATCTATCCGGCGGCCGACCTCTCCGAGCAGATCTCCACGGCCGGCAAGGAAGCATCCGGCACGGGCAACATGAAGTTCATGATGAATGGTGCACTGACCATCGGCACCCTCGACGGGGCCAACGTCGAGATCCGGGAGCAGGTGGGCGCGCAGAATTTCTTCCTGTTCGGCCTGACCGTCCCGGACGTGCAGCGCGTTCTTGCCAAGGGCTATCGTCCCCGCGACTACATCCGCGAAAACACCGAACTGGCCGCGGCGCTGGAGCTGATCGGCGCGGGAACATTCTCCGGCGCTGACCCGGAGGTGTTTACGCCGCTGGTCGCCAACCTGACCGAGCGGGATCCGTTCTTGGTCAATGCCGACTACGCCGACTACCTGCGCGCCCAGCAGGAAGTCAGCACCACCTGGCAAGACACCGAAAGCTGGACCCGCAAGTCCATTCTCAACTCCGCCTACAGCGGGAAGTTCTCCTCGGATCGCGCGATTGCCGAGTATTGCGATGATATCTGGAACATCACTGCGGTGACGATCGGTGCCCCCAGTGGCTGA
- a CDS encoding cold-shock protein: MTQGTVKWFNSDKGFGFIAPDGGAKDVFVHHSEIQGDGYRSLDENQRVEFEITQGPKGPQAVGVTTV; encoded by the coding sequence ATGACACAGGGAACCGTAAAATGGTTCAACAGCGACAAGGGCTTTGGCTTTATCGCTCCTGATGGCGGCGCAAAAGATGTGTTCGTCCACCATTCAGAGATCCAAGGGGACGGCTACCGCTCCCTTGATGAGAATCAACGGGTAGAGTTCGAGATCACTCAAGGCCCGAAAGGCCCTCAGGCAGTGGGAGTGACCACCGTCTAA
- a CDS encoding DUF5994 family protein — translation MTLKKGQHEVGSRHTPPESTPRLRLKPKAPQSGYVDGAWWPHSADLTTELPDLLSVLSVRLGPISRVIYNVNEWSLPPSKFATGGRTVRLDGYRLQPVNTVEVLGLNRNKIVLLVVSPQAGSDQAHTIMMTAAEADNAAPVDSLLGAGAQESKPHI, via the coding sequence ATGACGCTGAAGAAGGGTCAACACGAGGTCGGCAGCCGGCACACCCCTCCGGAAAGCACCCCGCGCTTGAGGCTCAAGCCCAAGGCTCCACAGAGCGGGTATGTCGACGGCGCATGGTGGCCGCACAGCGCGGACCTCACGACAGAACTGCCCGATCTGCTTTCGGTGCTGTCGGTCCGCCTTGGACCAATCAGCCGCGTGATCTACAACGTGAACGAATGGTCCTTGCCGCCAAGTAAATTTGCGACCGGTGGACGAACGGTACGACTCGATGGATATCGCCTCCAGCCGGTCAACACCGTCGAAGTCCTCGGACTCAATCGCAACAAGATCGTCCTGCTGGTGGTTTCCCCTCAGGCCGGCTCCGACCAGGCGCACACCATCATGATGACCGCAGCGGAGGCCGACAACGCTGCGCCGGTCGACAGCCTCCTTGGGGCTGGCGCGCAAGAGAGCAAACCCCATATCTAG
- a CDS encoding fatty acyl-AMP ligase, producing MSRFTETMYGTAQSSFKGMVTGEPDRPVRHTWGEVHERARRIAAGLAKAGVGRGDAVPVLAGAPVEIAPAAQGIWMRGASLTMLHQPTPRTDLQRWAEETAAVIKMIGAKVVVISDPFMAAAPLLSALDMRVLIVGQLLDSAPIDPVDTDDDDLALLQLTSGSTGSPKAVQITHRNFVANAEAMLIGAQVDTETDVIVSWLPLFHDMGMTGFLTVPMFFGAELIKVTPMDFLRDTLLWARLIDKYQGTMTAAPNFAYKLLARRLRKLARPGQFDLSTLRWALSGAEQVEPADVEDLCEAGKPFGLRPEAILPAYGMAETTVAVSFTECNTGLVVDEVDADLLAVLHRAVPANRGNTRRLATLGRLLNGLEARVVDEDGAVLPARGVGVIHLRGEPVTRGYATMGGFVAAQDDRGWYDTGDLGYLTETGHVVVCGRVKDVIIMAGRNIYPTDIERAAARVASVRPGSAVAVRLDAGHPRETFAVAVESKSWEDAAEVRRIEREVAHEVVAEVDVRPRNVVVLAPGSVPKTPSGKLRRAHTLALID from the coding sequence TTGAGCAGATTCACCGAAACGATGTATGGCACCGCCCAGTCCAGCTTTAAGGGCATGGTCACCGGCGAGCCGGACCGTCCAGTCCGGCACACCTGGGGTGAGGTGCACGAGCGCGCGCGTCGGATCGCGGCCGGTTTGGCCAAGGCCGGTGTCGGCCGCGGTGACGCCGTCCCGGTGCTGGCCGGGGCGCCCGTTGAGATCGCGCCGGCCGCGCAGGGCATCTGGATGCGCGGCGCCAGCCTGACCATGCTTCACCAGCCCACACCGCGAACCGATCTACAGCGCTGGGCGGAGGAAACCGCCGCGGTAATCAAGATGATCGGCGCCAAAGTTGTTGTCATCTCCGACCCCTTCATGGCCGCAGCCCCCTTGTTGTCTGCGTTGGACATGCGGGTACTCATCGTTGGCCAACTCCTCGACAGTGCCCCGATCGATCCCGTCGATACCGACGACGACGATCTCGCGCTGCTCCAATTGACCTCCGGGTCCACCGGATCACCCAAGGCCGTACAGATCACACACCGCAACTTCGTCGCCAACGCCGAGGCGATGCTCATTGGCGCGCAGGTCGACACCGAAACCGACGTGATCGTCAGCTGGCTGCCACTGTTCCACGACATGGGAATGACCGGCTTCTTAACCGTGCCAATGTTTTTCGGCGCCGAGTTAATCAAAGTCACCCCGATGGACTTTCTGCGCGACACCCTGCTGTGGGCAAGGCTCATCGACAAATACCAGGGCACGATGACCGCGGCACCAAATTTCGCCTACAAGCTGCTGGCCAGGCGCCTTCGCAAGCTGGCCAGGCCCGGCCAGTTCGATCTGTCGACGCTGCGCTGGGCGCTGTCGGGTGCTGAACAGGTCGAACCCGCTGACGTCGAAGACCTCTGCGAAGCCGGCAAGCCCTTCGGATTACGTCCGGAGGCAATCCTGCCTGCCTACGGCATGGCCGAGACGACGGTGGCCGTGTCGTTCACCGAATGCAACACCGGCCTCGTAGTCGATGAAGTCGATGCCGACTTGCTCGCCGTACTGCACCGAGCCGTCCCAGCGAACAGGGGCAATACCCGGCGACTGGCCACCCTCGGCAGGCTGCTGAACGGGCTGGAGGCCCGCGTCGTCGACGAAGACGGGGCCGTCCTGCCCGCCCGAGGCGTCGGGGTCATCCACCTGCGAGGTGAACCAGTGACACGGGGCTATGCCACGATGGGCGGTTTCGTTGCGGCACAGGACGACCGCGGTTGGTACGACACCGGCGACCTCGGCTACCTCACCGAGACCGGCCACGTCGTGGTGTGCGGCCGCGTCAAGGACGTGATCATCATGGCCGGTCGCAACATCTACCCCACCGACATCGAACGTGCCGCCGCGCGTGTCGCCAGTGTCCGTCCCGGCTCCGCGGTCGCGGTTCGCCTGGACGCCGGACACCCGCGAGAAACATTCGCTGTCGCAGTGGAATCCAAAAGTTGGGAGGATGCCGCGGAGGTGCGCCGTATCGAGCGTGAAGTAGCCCACGAGGTGGTGGCCGAGGTCGACGTCCGACCCCGCAACGTGGTTGTGCTGGCGCCAGGGAGCGTTCCCAAGACACCGTCGGGCAAGCTACGGCGCGCCCATACATTGGCGCTCATCGACTGA
- a CDS encoding GAF and ANTAR domain-containing protein: MTDFDAQPGREAPAQASVSPSQLQADEAELYAGLNGVAGIVAGAQGVIDLLRDVAEFAAQAIPGADGAGVALIDPRRGISSVQNWAATELLVNDIDTIQYHELSEGPCITCMQSRRPIVSGSLGSDSRWPHFGGRVARMQVHSALALPLIVGDELIGSINAYAKKRDAFAEHAVRLGSRFAKPAAVSVYNAQLLAIAHERTTRLQRALDSRAVIDQAIGIIRSRSGDSTDGAFQRLIRISQTDNIKLNVVAEQLVEEAVRRARARHR; this comes from the coding sequence TTGACCGACTTCGACGCCCAGCCCGGCCGCGAGGCCCCAGCGCAGGCGTCGGTCTCCCCTAGCCAACTGCAAGCAGACGAAGCCGAATTGTATGCCGGTCTCAACGGGGTGGCCGGGATTGTGGCCGGCGCCCAAGGGGTGATCGACCTTCTCCGGGATGTGGCGGAGTTCGCGGCTCAGGCGATTCCCGGCGCCGATGGCGCGGGTGTGGCATTGATCGACCCACGACGTGGCATCTCCAGCGTCCAAAACTGGGCAGCCACCGAACTGCTCGTGAATGATATCGATACCATTCAGTACCACGAGCTGAGCGAGGGGCCGTGCATCACCTGTATGCAGTCGCGGCGCCCGATTGTGAGTGGGTCGCTCGGAAGTGACAGTCGTTGGCCACACTTCGGCGGCCGAGTAGCCCGGATGCAGGTGCATTCCGCGCTGGCACTACCGCTGATCGTGGGTGACGAGTTGATCGGCTCGATCAATGCCTATGCCAAGAAGCGCGACGCGTTCGCCGAGCACGCCGTCCGATTGGGGTCGCGGTTCGCCAAACCAGCCGCGGTGTCGGTGTACAACGCACAGCTATTGGCCATCGCGCATGAACGTACGACGCGACTGCAACGCGCACTGGATAGCCGAGCGGTGATCGATCAGGCGATCGGCATCATCCGCAGCCGTTCGGGTGACAGCACAGACGGCGCCTTTCAACGACTCATCCGCATCAGCCAAACCGACAACATCAAGCTAAACGTGGTCGCCGAGCAGTTGGTGGAGGAGGCCGTGCGGCGCGCCCGCGCCCGGCACCGCTGA
- a CDS encoding GAF and ANTAR domain-containing protein, translated as MTDIPREPRVLDAIVSLVDSLLDDFDIVDLLTALTERCAELLDIAAAGFLLADPLQQLRLLAATSQRARELELFQLQADEGPCVDCYLSGNPVSVADLGAAVERWPSFVPAAVEAGYASVHAIPMRAAGIVLGALGLFGTRVGELNQADLLVGQTLTHVACVAILQEHPPTPATVLPRLRTALTNHVIVEQAKGLLREQLGVSIEEAFNLLRTYAGANGEHLSNVARRLMTDRDSRPALVGEFAELLGAPL; from the coding sequence GTGACTGACATCCCTCGTGAACCCCGCGTGTTGGACGCCATCGTTTCGCTCGTCGACAGCCTGCTCGATGACTTCGACATCGTCGACCTGCTGACCGCACTGACGGAACGATGCGCGGAGTTGCTGGATATCGCGGCCGCGGGATTTCTGCTCGCGGATCCGTTGCAGCAACTTCGGCTGCTTGCCGCGACATCGCAACGGGCCCGCGAACTCGAGCTGTTCCAGTTGCAGGCTGACGAAGGCCCATGTGTGGACTGTTATCTCAGCGGCAATCCCGTTTCGGTCGCCGACCTCGGGGCGGCCGTCGAGAGGTGGCCGAGCTTCGTTCCGGCCGCGGTCGAAGCGGGATACGCGTCCGTGCACGCCATTCCGATGCGTGCCGCCGGCATTGTCTTGGGTGCCCTCGGCTTGTTCGGCACTCGCGTCGGTGAGCTCAACCAAGCGGATCTCCTCGTCGGTCAAACGCTGACACACGTTGCATGCGTAGCGATCCTGCAGGAGCACCCACCCACACCCGCCACCGTCCTGCCGCGACTTCGTACGGCCTTGACCAACCACGTCATCGTCGAGCAGGCTAAAGGGCTGCTGCGAGAGCAGCTGGGTGTGTCCATCGAGGAAGCGTTCAATCTGCTGCGCACCTACGCAGGGGCGAACGGCGAACACCTGAGCAACGTCGCGCGCAGGTTGATGACCGATCGGGATTCCCGCCCGGCACTCGTGGGGGAATTCGCCGAGCTTCTTGGCGCGCCGCTATGA
- a CDS encoding GAF and ANTAR domain-containing protein has product MTIREQLLAAVKGLRGVAAADRLCEACVILIDVDAAAISIVFDGTSSGTLGSSDMAARNYDELQFTLGEGPCLDSVARRIPIAVVDLADPGEFRWPAYGPAMLAHQIRSVYAIPVVVAGEYVGALDLFRAQPGHLSSNDLTSAVAAAELAVVPLLDLMDADLQAAVSDPSSGAWGELNTLCRAEVSQATGMLVAQLDVEPAEALVRLRAHAYSTGRSATDVARDILDRRLKLEAD; this is encoded by the coding sequence GTGACGATCCGGGAGCAGCTCCTTGCCGCCGTCAAGGGCCTGCGGGGGGTAGCGGCGGCCGACCGTCTGTGCGAGGCCTGCGTGATCCTTATTGACGTTGATGCAGCCGCAATTTCGATCGTTTTCGATGGCACGAGCAGCGGCACGCTGGGATCCAGTGATATGGCGGCGCGCAACTACGACGAGCTGCAGTTCACTCTCGGGGAGGGGCCGTGTCTGGATTCTGTTGCACGGCGGATCCCGATTGCGGTTGTCGACCTCGCCGATCCGGGGGAGTTTCGCTGGCCCGCATACGGACCTGCCATGTTGGCCCACCAGATCAGAAGCGTCTACGCAATACCCGTCGTTGTGGCCGGCGAGTATGTCGGAGCTCTCGACCTCTTCCGCGCGCAGCCCGGCCACCTGTCGAGCAATGATCTGACCAGCGCGGTGGCAGCCGCTGAACTCGCAGTTGTCCCGCTGCTGGACCTGATGGATGCCGATCTGCAGGCCGCCGTCAGCGATCCCAGCAGCGGTGCCTGGGGCGAACTCAACACGCTGTGTCGTGCAGAAGTCAGCCAAGCCACCGGAATGCTCGTCGCGCAGTTGGACGTTGAACCTGCGGAGGCCCTGGTCCGGCTGCGCGCTCACGCCTACAGCACCGGCCGCAGCGCGACCGACGTGGCCCGCGACATCCTCGACCGCCGTCTGAAACTCGAGGCCGACTGA
- a CDS encoding wax ester/triacylglycerol synthase domain-containing protein: MLVVTRLSRADGLSLHAQSWKAPAHTVTVVVIDASANLSHQRLQQHVATALPQLARFRSRLVTKPLNVGQPIWAEIDDFDPSSQIHSATVRAPGTRRELADLIADLSAERPDCRSRLWEAWSIDGLEGDRWALAVRMSPVLNDGVGGAASLWPRLLSAGPDADPAMRVSAEPSLGSAPSVVGLVTDVVTEVLENHLIGMRLITAAVSGVLQSVHGRLLEGRTPTRTDSQLPSISGPVPNTVLNAPLTRRRSVAFDTILLADVKAVSEAFGGSVINVVLAACTMSLRTWLQRHAKVPDHPLLMRMPFSLPAKAHSGIGKVLAAGRLRIPVHLDDPVQILANLHTATERLSAVRGKGGGRRVAAIDLELVASLIPSPAAHVGMGLYTYSGLRRRLTPICHGSVSYIPLDPALTYCAGGKVVGVHTVGPLAEGSGLNIALTSRGKQLDVSVCACPDNVPDVAEIAAGISHAVDLLVAAAQESPRGQGRSVVTEMTAHLASHTRDQTH, encoded by the coding sequence GTGCTGGTGGTTACACGATTGTCGAGAGCCGATGGGCTGTCTCTACACGCACAGAGCTGGAAGGCGCCCGCGCATACGGTCACCGTGGTCGTCATTGATGCCTCGGCGAACCTCAGCCATCAACGGCTACAACAACATGTAGCCACGGCGTTGCCGCAGTTGGCACGATTTCGCAGCCGGCTGGTGACCAAGCCGCTCAACGTGGGCCAGCCCATTTGGGCCGAGATCGACGACTTCGACCCTTCTTCGCAGATTCACAGCGCTACGGTTCGCGCTCCCGGCACCCGCCGTGAGTTAGCCGACCTGATCGCGGATCTGAGCGCCGAGCGCCCGGATTGCCGTAGCCGACTCTGGGAAGCGTGGAGTATCGACGGTCTCGAAGGAGACCGGTGGGCGCTCGCGGTGAGGATGTCGCCCGTTCTCAACGATGGGGTTGGGGGAGCGGCGTCCTTGTGGCCTCGATTGTTGAGTGCGGGGCCGGATGCTGATCCGGCGATGAGAGTGTCAGCCGAGCCGAGTTTGGGCTCGGCGCCGTCGGTCGTCGGGTTGGTGACCGACGTGGTGACCGAGGTTCTCGAGAACCACCTCATTGGTATGCGCCTGATCACCGCGGCAGTGTCCGGTGTCCTGCAGTCTGTCCATGGTCGACTGCTCGAAGGCCGTACGCCGACTCGCACGGACTCGCAGCTGCCCTCGATAAGTGGGCCAGTGCCGAATACCGTGCTCAATGCGCCGTTGACCAGGCGGCGTTCGGTGGCGTTCGACACGATCCTGCTGGCAGACGTGAAGGCTGTCAGCGAAGCGTTCGGGGGCAGCGTCATCAACGTCGTTTTGGCTGCCTGCACCATGTCATTGCGTACGTGGTTGCAGCGGCACGCAAAGGTGCCGGACCATCCGCTGCTGATGCGAATGCCCTTTTCGTTGCCAGCTAAGGCTCACAGTGGAATCGGCAAAGTACTGGCTGCCGGCAGGCTTCGCATCCCCGTCCACCTCGATGATCCTGTGCAGATTCTCGCCAACCTGCATACTGCGACCGAGAGACTGAGCGCGGTCCGGGGAAAAGGGGGCGGGAGGCGCGTTGCCGCAATTGATTTAGAACTAGTTGCGTCGCTGATCCCGTCGCCTGCGGCTCACGTCGGCATGGGGCTCTACACGTATTCGGGCCTGCGACGGCGGCTCACGCCGATCTGCCATGGCAGCGTGTCCTATATTCCTCTGGATCCAGCGCTAACGTACTGTGCCGGCGGCAAAGTCGTGGGTGTGCATACTGTGGGTCCACTGGCAGAGGGAAGTGGTCTAAACATTGCGCTGACCTCCCGTGGCAAGCAGTTGGATGTCAGCGTATGCGCGTGTCCGGACAATGTGCCCGATGTTGCGGAGATCGCAGCCGGGATCTCACACGCCGTCGACCTGCTGGTGGCGGCCGCACAGGAATCTCCTCGCGGGCAAGGCCGTTCCGTCGTTACCGAGATGACGGCGCACCTCGCGAGTCACACGCGTGACCAGACCCACTGA